In one Desulfatiglans sp. genomic region, the following are encoded:
- a CDS encoding alpha/beta hydrolase produces the protein MPKMGPMTEGSGPYAVAIVEGDASLPNHTIYRPKDLSPFSKSNLMPVMAWGNGGCSSSSRMHANFLAEVASHGFLVLALGPYVAESKTEGSGMMGMGSGTKSAQMIEAIDWATAENTRKDSKYHGKLDPSKIAVAGMSCGGLQALEVAPDPRIKTLMVMNSGLFGPGGRPKMAPPKEGMPKEGMPNAGAPKAGAGAPLMNMPEVGKEVLAKLHSPTIYIIGGPTDIAYPQAIDDYAKIDKVPVAIANYDVGHGGTYHEPNGGEFGVVATAWLKWQLKQDKAGEKMFTGSDCGMCTREGWKYEKKMIP, from the coding sequence ATGCCTAAAATGGGGCCGATGACAGAGGGTTCAGGGCCTTATGCTGTGGCAATTGTAGAAGGTGATGCAAGTTTACCCAATCATACAATTTACCGGCCAAAGGACTTGAGCCCATTTAGTAAATCGAATCTTATGCCGGTGATGGCATGGGGCAATGGAGGGTGCTCCAGTTCCTCCCGTATGCACGCCAACTTCCTCGCTGAAGTGGCATCACATGGTTTTCTTGTTCTTGCCCTTGGCCCCTATGTTGCAGAATCCAAGACTGAAGGCAGCGGCATGATGGGTATGGGCAGCGGCACTAAATCCGCCCAGATGATTGAGGCCATTGACTGGGCAACGGCTGAGAACACGCGCAAAGACAGTAAATACCATGGTAAACTGGACCCATCAAAGATCGCAGTAGCGGGTATGAGCTGCGGCGGCCTCCAGGCACTTGAGGTTGCCCCTGATCCCCGTATTAAGACACTCATGGTAATGAACAGCGGGCTTTTCGGCCCTGGCGGAAGGCCAAAAATGGCGCCACCTAAAGAGGGTATGCCTAAAGAAGGCATGCCTAATGCGGGTGCGCCGAAAGCAGGCGCAGGTGCCCCGCTCATGAATATGCCTGAAGTCGGTAAAGAGGTCCTTGCAAAACTGCATTCGCCCACAATCTATATCATCGGTGGGCCGACTGATATTGCCTACCCGCAGGCCATTGATGATTATGCAAAGATTGACAAGGTCCCTGTGGCCATTGCTAATTATGATGTAGGGCACGGCGGTACATATCATGAGCCGAATGGCGGCGAGTTTGGAGTGGTTGCCACAGCATGGTTGAAATGGCAGTTGAAGCAAGACAAGGCTGGTGAAAAGATGTTCACAGGCTCAGACTGCGGTATGTGCACTCGTGAAGGGTGGAAATATGAAAAAAAGATGATCCCTTAA
- a CDS encoding DUF3237 domain-containing protein codes for MIYNKEMPGMTDQGEVFKDVIGHPTEPVIALNAYLHFAVMYGVSPVGLPVPGILKNAGKPEYREENFNRALQELAWKTVIDYPQSGLKAQAGVTQGEGEYTGMEKILIPHKSWQCGMADGIPVPEQGKPVLVADMKLDQTYNMGRTPYGDRVVYVVKGGTITGEKIKGSVMFGGLDFQLSFSNGAMEVEEIFVLQADDGKYIYLRIAGAAADPSDVRIVPEFEASSASSHSWLNTGKFAGRRELDLKAGTMKISIFDVSKVAMKPDEVNSIRVSKPSGFQDQSWDYRRASMDEKQGELLIKENVTLSPGQMVGETGRSNRNIIPITGGTVSGKIEGKVLAAGADYQNLSNPATIDARYLWQTSDGEVIIVRNAGGFGKLAPTFEARVDSKYAYLNNGLYLSSPPGMGSGGVSLTFYESVK; via the coding sequence ATGATTTATAATAAAGAGATGCCGGGTATGACTGACCAGGGGGAGGTATTCAAAGATGTTATCGGACATCCCACTGAACCGGTAATTGCCCTGAACGCCTATCTGCATTTTGCAGTCATGTACGGCGTGAGCCCGGTTGGCCTGCCTGTCCCAGGTATACTGAAAAATGCCGGCAAGCCGGAATATCGGGAAGAAAATTTCAATCGTGCCCTGCAGGAGCTGGCCTGGAAAACGGTTATTGATTATCCTCAGAGCGGTTTAAAGGCTCAGGCAGGGGTGACGCAGGGGGAAGGTGAGTATACAGGAATGGAGAAGATACTGATTCCACACAAGTCATGGCAATGCGGGATGGCAGACGGCATACCTGTGCCTGAACAGGGAAAGCCTGTTCTGGTTGCTGATATGAAACTGGATCAGACCTATAATATGGGCAGGACTCCCTATGGAGACAGGGTCGTTTATGTTGTTAAGGGGGGAACAATAACCGGAGAGAAGATAAAAGGTTCAGTGATGTTCGGGGGCCTGGACTTTCAGTTGTCTTTTTCAAACGGCGCAATGGAGGTTGAAGAGATATTCGTATTGCAGGCCGACGATGGTAAGTACATCTACCTGAGGATCGCAGGAGCTGCAGCGGATCCCAGCGATGTAAGGATAGTGCCGGAATTTGAGGCGTCGAGCGCCAGCAGCCATAGCTGGCTGAACACGGGGAAGTTTGCCGGGAGACGTGAGCTGGACCTAAAAGCAGGAACCATGAAGATAAGTATATTTGATGTATCGAAAGTCGCAATGAAGCCGGATGAGGTAAACTCGATCAGGGTATCAAAGCCGTCGGGGTTTCAGGACCAGTCCTGGGACTACCGTAGGGCATCAATGGATGAGAAACAGGGTGAACTCTTGATCAAAGAGAATGTAACCCTGAGCCCGGGCCAGATGGTGGGAGAGACAGGCAGGAGCAACCGCAACATCATCCCCATCACCGGCGGGACAGTCAGCGGAAAGATTGAGGGAAAGGTGCTGGCTGCGGGTGCGGACTACCAGAACCTCTCTAACCCGGCAACGATCGATGCGCGCTATTTGTGGCAGACCAGCGACGGTGAGGTGATCATTGTACGTAATGCCGGAGGGTTTGGAAAACTGGCGCCCACATTTGAGGCGAGGGTGGACAGCAAATACGCATATCTGAACAACGGGCTGTACCTGAGTTCGCCTCCGGGAATGGGTTCGGGTGGTGTATCACTTACCTTTTATGAAAGCGTGAAGTGA